A window from Malassezia restricta chromosome I, complete sequence encodes these proteins:
- a CDS encoding 3-keto steroid reductase: MPRPILLVTGANAGLGLGVCERLLIQMASTVPPDSAMLDKPAHAAASTPFHAGEGCTMLLACRNQAKARDAVLHLQAVLQRLYYTDDAYLEKHGVPKPASALDTSPGAEVATTSAVENASALLRRRDKTDERRSMPLDDRTRNARTLYRQSFCKGTHIEAVPLDLASLASTKACVEAVKAKVPYLTHIILNAGGAAWLGIDWLGATWEILTNLHKAVTIPSYKLQRSGDKSQDGFGWVWQINAGGHYVLTKQLEPLLIASPYTEPSRVIWTGSLEANEADFHANDLQCIDPHTSPRPYESTKYQCELLALGMDQRYASSQQTHMPRAYTAHPGIVATSIFSGVIPAFMLIMMKLVFYLARWTLSPHHPIDVYKGAVAASYVAVAPGSYLDSTVRYGAQSTITGREYVHAGRVDGWDHDASRIMKRASDLVDAFDHWLQTCA; this comes from the coding sequence ATGCCTCGCCCGATTCTATTGGTGACAGGGGCCAACGCCGGCCTGGGTCTCGGCGTATGTGAGCGCCTTCTCATCCAGATGGCGAGCACAGTGCCGCCTGATAGTGCCATGCTTGATAAGcctgcgcatgccgcggcAAGCACGCCATTTCACGCCGGCGAAGGGTGCACTATGCTTCTTGCGTGTCGGAATCaggccaaggcacgcgatgctgtgctgcaccTCCAAGCGGTCTTGCAGCGCTTGTACTATACAGATGATGCTTACTTAGAGAAGCACGGCGTGCCAAAGCCCGCCTCAGCGCTGGATACGAGTCCTGGAGCCGAAGTcgccacgacgagcgctGTAGAGAATGCCTCGGCGCTGCTTCGACGTCGTGACAAGAcggacgagcgacgcagcatGCCGCTAGATGACCGCACGAGAAACGCGCGCACTCTATATCGCCAGTCGTTCTGCAAGGGCACCCATATCGAAGCAGTGCCACTTGACCTCGCCAGTCTTGCCAGCACCAAAGCGTGTGTGGAAGCTGTGAAAGCCAAAGTGCCATACCTCACACATATCATCCTGAATGCCGGTGGTGCTGCATGGCTGGGTATTGACTGGCTCGGTGCAACATGGGAAATACTCACCAACCTGCATAAGGCCGTCACGATCCCATCGTATAAGCTGCAGCGATCCGGCGACAAGAGCCAAGACGGCTTCGGGTGGGTTTGGCAGATCAATGCAGGTGGTCACTATGTGTTgacgaagcagctcgagccgTTGCTGATCGCGTCTCCGTACACGGAACCCTCGCGTGTGATTTGGACAGGCTCGCTTGAAGCGAATGAGGCCGACTTTCACGCCAACGATCTCCAATGCATTGACCCGCACACATCGCCAAGGCCGTACGAGTCGACGAAGTATCAGTGTGAGCTCCTCGCACTGGGCATGGACCAGCGCTATGCGTCTAGCCAACAGACCCATATGCCTCGAGCCTACACAGCGCATCCAGGTATCGTTGCCACGAGCATATTCAGTGGCGTGATTCCTGCATTTATGCTGATCATGATGAAGCTCGTCTTTTACTTGGCCCGCTGGACACTCTCACCGCATCATCCCATCGACGTCTATAAGGGGGCCGTGGCTGCATCGTACGTGGCTGTGGCGCCCGGATCGTACCTTGATTCGACCGTGCGATACGGTGCGCAGTCTACCATCACTGGGCGTGAATACGTGCATGCTGGTCGTGTCGACGGCTGGGACCACGACGCCAGCCGCATTATGAAACGTGCCAGTGACTTGGTCGATGCTTTTGACCATTGGCTTCAAACTTGTGCCTAA
- a CDS encoding MAGE family protein: MSQHDAWIDALTQGTQEFGASARKAAQHVGETNITKKAQDLVRLALFHEYERTPIRRDHIIKHIIGKEASRAFPIIFCQAQNILRTTFAFELVEARGRGTENPLLTQQEAALDERVGSKRRRTDETVRKASTSTHTYILRSTLPPDILKVMASDESGDPVLDWDTSEGELGTMGLLFVVLGIILVSGRQAPDTRIRACLAQVSLSIDRVMPMSLQPLEAGTSDHASRHTLDMFFQRAMRQGYLERVRAADTSQQTSALEWRWGPRSEVEMGEHAVASFMAELYGQIKSESSEPSVSILKRIERAAGTSLVG, translated from the coding sequence ATGTCCCAACACGACGCGTGGATtgatgcgctcacgcaagGCACGCAAGAGTTTGGCGCATCGGCGAGGAAAGCAGCACAACATGTAGGAGAAACGAATATCACAAAAAAAGCACAGGACCTTGTCCGTCTCGCCCTGTTTCATGAATACGAACGTACCCCGATCAGGCGTGATCATATTATCAAACACATTATTGGGAAAGAGGCTAGTCGCGCATTCCCTATTATATTCTGTCAGGCACAAAATATACTTAGGACGACCTTCGCGTTTGAATtggtcgaggcgcgtggTCGTGGTACAGAGAATCCATTGTTGACGCAGCAAGAGGCCGCTTTAGACGAACGCGTCGGATCCAAGCGTCGGCGCACGGATGAAACGGTACGAAAAGCATCTACCTCTACACACACATACATCCTCCGATCAACACTACCACCTGACATACTGAAGGTCATGGCAAGTGATGAGTCCGGTGATCCCGTGCTCGATTGGGACACCTCTGAGGGTGAGTTGGGGACTATGGGCCTGCTTTTCGTCGTTCTGGGTATCATATTGGTCTCAGGTAGGCAGGCACCTGACACTAGGATACGCGCGTGTCTAGCGCAGGTATCATTGTCCATTGACCGAGTCATGCCCATGTCACTTCAGCCCCTCGAGGCAGGCACGAGCGATCATGCCAGCCGTCATACACTGGACATGTTCTTTCAGCGTGCCATGCGACAGGGGTATCTAGAACGCGTTCGTGCAGCCGACACATCGCAACAAACATCAGCGCTTGAATGGCGTTGGGGCCCACGTTCAGAAGTGGAAATGGGTGAGCACGCTGTTGCGTCGTTCATGGCTGAATTGTACGGCCAAATCAAGTCCGAATCATCAGAGCCATCGGTCTCGATTTTAAAACGTATTGAGCGTGCAGCTGGCACGTCACTTGTAGGATAG
- a CDS encoding HMG (high mobility group) box protein — protein MEHAGNTLISCMPSQKDSLDTHRWKGTSPKAPMSLSPMTPGHTASSLLRQEDVNMKTQLENMSIQAASHPICAPGDISYMVTPSLPVPCLLPSFMPRATCTSVPTLPPTIMSSTITPTFGPLQMSNAQGMPGPIPLDTSPLCPSITPVTPMMQPPFSVGLVSPFDFVHMGPESTSLKHSGAPPASSFKRRRGRPRKESLPDHEAAIKRAIKAGEPLQEALQMTKGPPLKSRLRPPKQPLTSWQLYFMDEFDKLKTCSHRESINVAKLSSEAGQRYANLPDDVKQVYVQRGQEAREKYEKDLAAWHAQLTPEDIRLENQFRAAQRRLGKSRRGNMRDPNAPKRPPPAYFLFLRAVRTNPDMRSDVFHDERDSLKQSALASAKWRSMSLEEKRPFYEQAEREKAEYVRQRREYEESHSKSKDVI, from the exons ATGGAACACGCTGGCAACACCTTAATTTCTTGCATG CCTTCGCAGAAAGATTCTCTTGACACGCACCGATGGAAGGGGACATCCCCTAAGGCACCAATGTCCTTGTCTCCTATGACCCCCGGCCATACTGCCTCCTCTCTCCTTCGACAAGAGGATGTCAACATGAAGACCCAATTGGAGAACATGTCCATACAAGCAGCGTCGCATCCAATTTGTGCACCGGGAGACATATCATATATGGTAACGCCCTCACTGCCTGTTCCATGCCTGCTCCCCTCGTTCATGCCACGGGCGACCTGTACTAGCGTTCCTACTTTACCGCCCACAATCATGTCTTCCACCATAACTCCTACGTTTGGACCACTGCAGATGTCGAACGCGCAAGGGATGCCTGGTCCAATCCCTCTTGACACATCGCCTCTTTGTCCATCGATCACACCGGTGACACCTATGATGCAGCCTCCTTTCTCTGTGGGTCTCGTCTCGCCCTTTGACTTTGTGCACATGGGGCCTGAATCAACCTCTCTTAAACATAGCGGTGCACCACCGGCCTCTTCTTTTAAACGCCGGCGTGGAAGACCGCGTAAAGAATCTTTGCCTGATCATGAAGCCGCGATCAAACGTGCGATCAAAGCAGGAGAGCCATTGCAGGAGGCATTGCAAATGACGAAGGGACCACCACTCAAGTCGCGTCTACGGCCGCCCAAGCAGCCGTTGACGTCCTGGCAATTGTACTTTATGGACGAATTCGACAAGTTGAAAACTTGTTCCCATCGTGAATCTATTAATGTAGCGAAACTTTCATCCGAAGCTGGCCAACGCTATGCCAACTTGCCTGATGACGTGAAGCAGGTCTACGTGCAGCGCGGTCAAGAAGCACGCGAAAAGTACGAAAAGGATTTAGCagcttggcacgcgcaATTGACTCCTGAGGATATTCGATTAGAAAACCAGTTTCGAGCCGCTCAGCGGCGCCTTGGCAAATCACGACGTGGAAATATGCGAGATCCTAACGCACCCAAGAGGCCGCCTCCTGCCTACTTTTTGTTTTTGCGTGCAGTTCGTACGAATCCTGACATGCGTAGCGATGTCTTTCATGATGAGCGCGATTCACTGAAGCAAAGTGCCTTGGCTTCTGCCAAATGGCGCAGTATGAGTCTCGAAGAGAAGCGACCTTTTTATGAGCAGGCTGAAAGAGAGAAGGCAGAGTATGTACGTCAGCGCCGAGAATATGAGGAATCACATAGCAAGTCTAAGGACGTCATATAG
- a CDS encoding dynamin-like GTPase MGM1, mitochondrial — translation MYRMPGRGGSSLRGTAIRPSVTPTITRRQIQTRALSTRSGMPRAMLKLLRLPLAGVATAGGAYAYAHSKMDELKNTFHGFISSASDTATDLYDSMSEYSSSMFESARGGLRSFMGRLEDIKKAEFWDQQPVGGNEEPPEEPDPQNDENGGGGLAAAAAAFAASLSGSSEEEEEGEKQEEKQENTDDLMVLTRKLIEVRNILKTIDHDSDELVLPSIVVIGSQSSGKSSVLEAIVGHEFLPKGNNMVTRRPIELTLVHVPKDHPPADGIYEYGEFPGSGGGKITDFSRIQKVLYDMNMSVPQEECVSDKPIELHIHSPHVPDLSLIDLPGYVQLSSMDQPEELREKIQNLCNKYIKEPNVILAVCAANVDLANSPALRASRKVDPLGMRTIGVITKMDLIDPTVGAAILNNNKYPLSLGYIGVVCKAPQQMSQSMFAYSRSRTLVQLTQEYERRFFDEHREAFEAPKRGRNAGIAPLVGTDQLRRRLMVVLEEHMGSSLSGVSNVVRSELDDAAYQFKVQYNDRSITPETYVAEVMDIMKQRFKLFANSFGKPEVRLLLKNALDDRVMDILAQVYWSDTELPALTELGSHRKITQQDVDPAWLNKLDLSVSSLTKSGIGRMSTQLVANTIRSQLEQLATAEPFNHHSETAERIITFGSALLRDRFAVTADQVENCIKPFKYEVEMEPREWERGREQSVRLMQNELEMCNEAQDRLRKVIGSRRLRGAMEYIHQLEERERKRVAERMEHANETGELDLEADDQADPTRPGFNAALLMKAREARFLQERSDILRLRIAALKSRRCKAGPESQVFCPETFLNVVADKLTYMSVMFINIELLAEFFYQFPREIDARLGFDMSHEDMVNFARENPAIRKHIDLQERKFKLEEVMIKLEELTRLYSEKQLPHRPASSKWFFF, via the coding sequence ATGTACAGAATGCCGGGACGCGGAGGTAGTTCACTGCGTGGCACGGCCATACGGCCGTCCGTAACGCCGACCATTACCCGTCGCCAGATCCAAACACGGGCCCTCAGTACCCGCTCAGGCATGCCGCGAGCTATGCTCAAACTTCTAAGGTTGCCATTAGCGGGTGTGGCTACTGCAGGCGGTGCTTACGCCTACGCCCACAGTAAAATGGATGAGCTCAAGAATACCTTTCATGGGTTTATTTCGTCGGCCTCCGACACGGCCACGGACCTGTATGACTCCATGTCAGAGTactcgtcgagcatgtTTGAGTCTGCTCGAGGTGGTCTGCGCTCGTTTATGGGCCGCTTGGAAGACATCAAGAAGGCCGAGTTCTGGGACCAGCAACCCGTCGGGGGGAATGAAGAGCCTCCGGAAGAGCCCGATCCACAGAACGACGAGAATGGCGGTGGCGGGCTagccgctgctgccgccgcctttGCAGCCTCCCTTTCTGGGTCAtcggaagaagaagaggaaggCGAGAAGCAAGAAGAAAAGCAAGAAAATACTGACGACCTCATGGTTCTCACACGCAAGCTCATTGAAGTACGCAATATTCTCAAAACGATTGATCACGACTCCGACGAACTTGTGCTGCCAAGCATCGTAGTCATTGGCTCACAAAGCAGCGGAAAGAGTAGCGTGCTTGAGGCAATTGTGGGTCACGAATTTCTGCCCAAGGGCAACAACATGGTCACTCGTCGGCCCATTGAACTCACTCTTGTTCATGTCCCCAAAGATCATCCGCCAGCCGATGGTATTTATGAGTATGGCGAGTTTCCTGGCTCTGGTGGTGGAAAGATCACAGACTTTAGCCGTATCCAAAAAGTACTATACGACATGAACATGTCCGTGCCACAGGAAGAGTGTGTGTCAGACAAGCccatcgagctgcacaTTCACAGTCCTCACGTCCCGGATCTTTCCCTCATTGACTTACCCGGCTATGTGCAGCTAAGCTCGATGGATCAGCCAGAAGAGCTACGCGAAAAGATCCAGAACTTGTGTAACAAGTACATCAAAGAACCCAACGTCATTCTCGCGGTGTGCGCCGCCAACGTTGACCTTGCGAATTCGCCTGCTTTGCGTGCCAGCCGCAAAGTCGATCCCCTTGGTATGCGCACGATTGGCGTGATTACCAAAATGGATCTTATTGATCCCACGGTCGGCGCAGCCATCCTCAACAACAACAAATACCCTCTATCGCTCGGTTACATTGGTGTTGTGTGCAAGGCGCCACAGCAAATGAGCCAGTCCATGTTTGCTTACTCACGCAGCCGCACCCTGGTTCAGTTGACGCAAGAATATGAGCGTCGCTTCTTTGACGAGCATCGCGAGGCGTTTGAAGCGCCCAAGCGTGGACGTAACGCTGGTATAGCACCTCTTGTCGGTACCGATCAACTGCGCAGGCGCTTAATGGtcgtgctcgaggagcaTATGGGCTCGTCACTCTCGGGTGTATCAAATGTCGTGCGCTCAGAACTCGATGATGCTGCGTATCAATTCAAAGTTCAATACAATGACCGCAGTATCACACCCGAAACTTACGTTGCCGAGGTCATGGATATAATGAAACAGCGCTTTAAGCTTTTTGCTAATAGCTTTGGCAAGCCAGAAGTGCGTCTTTTGCTAAAGAACGCCTTGGACGACAGAGTCATGGACATTTTGGCGCAAGTATATTGGTCTGACACAGAGCTGCCTGCTCTCACAGAGCTTGGCTCGCATCGCAAAATCACGCAGCAAGACGTCGATCCCGCATGGCTTAATAAGTTGGATCTTAGTGTTTCATCGCTGACCAAAAGTGGCATTGGCAGGATGAGCACGCAGCTTGTGGCCAACACTATTCGGTCGCAGCTGGAGCAACTAGCTACGGCTGAGCCATTTAACCACCATTCCGAGACTGCTGAGCGTATTATTACGTTTGGCAGTGCGCTGCTTCGCGATCGGTTTGCTGTCACTGCCGATCAGGTGGAGAACTGTATTAAGCCCTTCAAGTACGAGGTGGAAATGGAGCCACGGGAATGGGAACGTGGAAGGGAACAGTCTGTGCGCCTCATGCAGAATGAGCTTGAAATGTGCAACGAGGCACAGGATCGACTTCGTAAAGTCATTGGATCGCGACGCTTGCGTGGAGCCATGGAATATATCCACCAACTCGAAGAACGTGAGCGGAAGCGAGTGGCTGAACGTATGGAGCATGCGAATGAGACAGGCGAATTGGATCTGGAGGCGGATGACCAAGCAGACCCAACACGCCCTGGTTTCAATGCCGCTTTGCTCATGAAAGCCCGCGAAGCTCGATTCTTACAGGAGCGCTCAGACAtcttgcgcttgcgcaTCGCAGCGCTCAAGTCGCGTCGATGCAAAGCAGGCCCTGAATCGCAAGTTTTCTGTCCTGAAACCTTTTTGAACGTGGTGGCTGACAAACTCACTTATATGTCGGTCATGTTCATCAAcatcgagctgctggccgaATTTTTCTACCAATTTCCACGCGAAATTGACGCGCGCCTTGGATTTGATATGTCGCACGAGGACATGGTGAACTTTGCGCGCGAAAATCCAGCTATTCGTAAGCACATTGACCTGCAGGAACGCAAATTTAAGCTTGAGGAGGTTATGATTaagctcgaggagctgaCGCGGCTCTACAGCGAAAAGCAACTCCCACACAGGCCCGCATCGTCTAAATGGTTCTTTTTCTAA
- a CDS encoding RNA exonuclease 1, which produces MLPVRGLLHDVVCPSFRDGECEKKRIGCVFSHDTSLLPVRPHQPEPEKRPVKKPRVGMTEPPRITSAHHSSTSKLTLAQRQDGLKKMYTSLRRFYAPLFDHSEPALQHLGADMATNDALRMEQDVFQHANEFSYKSSSIVGAASVTKRSSEVLAASVAEAAQALSINKNATDEAARILEACTETGTETDVRLKRESQQQRKKGRLTRERLVKAGFLCPKGDLEQLGYLMDVPSEWGPGGEAADASGEKQTCVRCGVVFKVGPLGAVQSAEACHFHPGRPRRERLGETTRSRKVFRWTCCGRTADSNALGEDRCATGPHVFKEETPQAMHRRAGYVRWSDIPSAAQEASEVLPVAALDCEMSYTTAGMSVTRVTLVDETGDVLFDEMIRCPEGVSMIDLNTQFSGIQAEAYEAEAVFDLDSARKTLAQYIGPHTILIGHGLENDLHALRLLHTNVVDTCQLFPHPRGLPFRLALRDLVSQHLGKLIQTGGASVGHSSAEDAQMTLELVRWKWMNRYT; this is translated from the coding sequence ATGCTTCCGGTTCGTGGCCTGCTCCATGACGTGGTGTGTCCGTCTTTTCGTGATGGCGAGTGTGAGAAGAAGCGTATAGGCTGCGTGTTCTCTCACGATACGTCATTACTGCCTGTGCGACCGCACCAGCCTGAGCCGGAAAAACGCCCGGTAAAAAAACCGCGCGTGGGGATGACGGAGCCGCCTCGTATCACGTCGGCGCATCACTCATCCACGTCCAAATTGACTCTCGCACAGCGTCAGGATGGCTTGAAAAAGATGTATACCAGCCTTCGTCGCTTCTACGCGCCATTATTCGACCATTCTGAGCCTGCTCTTCAACACCTCGGGGCTGACATGGCTACGAATGATGCTTTGCGCATGGAACAAGACGTATTTCAGCATGCGAATGAGTTTTCATACAAAAGCTCGAGTATCGTAGGTGCTGCGAGTGTAACGAAGCGCTCCTCCGAGGTCCTGGCGGCGTCCGTTGCCGAAGCTGCGCAGGCTCTTTCTATCAATAAAAATGCCACGGATGAGGCTGCAAGGATTCTCGAGGCATGCACCGAGACGGGCACGGAAACCGATGTTCGGCTCAAGCGCGAGTCGCAACAGCAACGTAAAAAGGGGCGCCTTACGCGCGAGCGGCTTGTCAAGGCAGGCTTTCTTTGTCCCAAGGGTGACCTGGAGCAGCTGGGCTATCTCATGGACGTGCCCAGTGAATGGGGCCCCGGAGGCGAGGCAGCGGATGCCAGTGGCGAGAAGCAGACCTGTGTACGGTGCGGTGTTGTGTTCAAGGTCGGGCCGCTTGGAGCTGTACAGAGTGCTGAGGCGTGTCATTTCCATCCTGGGCGTCCGCGTCGTGAACGGCTGGGTGAAACGACGCGCTCTCGAAAGGTATTTCGATGGACATGCTGCGGTCGCACAGCCGATTCTAATGCGCTAGGTGAAGATCGATGCGCAACTGGACCGCATGTATTCAAAGAGGAAACACCACAAGCGATGCATCGGCGGGCAGGCTACGTCCGATGGTCCGATATACCCAGCGCGGCTCAAGAGGCAAGCGAAGTACTCCCTGTAGCCGCTCTTGACTGCGAGATGAGCTATACAACGGCCGGCATGAGTGTCACACGCGTCACGCTAGTGGACGAGACGGGCGACGTTCTATTTGACGAAATGATCCGATGTCCAGAGGGGGTATCAATGATTGACCTAAATACACAGTTTTCCGGTATACAAGCTGAGGCGTACGAAGCAGAAGCTGTCTTTGACTTGGACAGTGCACGCAAGACCCTGGCACAATACATCGGTCCGCACACAATTCTCATCGGACATGGCCTCGAAAATGACTTGCATGCCCTACGGCTCTTGCACACAAATGTCGTTGATACGTGCCAACTCTTTCCCCATCCACGCGGCCTGCCCTTTCGTCTCGCACTCCGTGACTTGGTATCACAGCATCTCGGCAAGCTCATCCAGACGGGTGGCGCGAGTGTAGGCCACTCGTCCGCAGAGGATGCACAAATGACGCTTGAGCTGGTCCGCTGGAAGTGGATGAATCGGTACACTTAA
- a CDS encoding phospholipase carboxylesterase has product MEPKFKRPVASSRALAAFTKGTQLEIQYAGAPSGVDANLLVLLHGLGDTSKPFFRLGEQLQRTLPQTAILSVQAPIRVPLLDEDAWMWWDSFDSLGEVNMRPDPRHALRDMRNLFAYLTEPDTTGGCGWSMQHIHAFGFAQGGTVLLESLAAMRAQTLGSATSVCGPLLSLPTYTPPLPIPVCFVTRSLGASSATREDIRAVERGFRNVTHVHYNAPNMGMIQGKEWGDIMRFWSPRWRNLTMWELEGEVHEVS; this is encoded by the coding sequence ATGGAGCCCAAATTCAAGCGCCCAGTGGCCTCATCGAGGGCGCTTGCTGCATTCACGAAGGGGACGCAGCTAGAAATACAGTATGCTGGTGCTCCTAGTGGAGTAGATGCCAACTTACTTGTGCTCTTGCATGGGCTTGGTGACACATCGAAGCCCTTCTTTCGGCTTGGCGAACAACTTCAGCGAACACTGCCTCAAACAGCCATTCTTAGTGTGCAGGCTCCAATTCGCGTACCTTTATTGGATGAAGATGCGTGGATGTGGTGGGATAGTTTTGACTCACTCGGAGAAGTCAATATGCGCCCCGACCCTCGCCACGCTCTTCGCGATATGCGAAACTTGTTTGCGTACCTAACTGAACCAGACACAACGGGGGGGTGTGGATGGTCTATGCAGCATATCCACGCTTTTGGATTTGCTCAAGGCGGCACTGTTTTGCTGGAATCACTTGCCGCTATGCGCGCGCAGACGTTGGGTAGTGCCACGAGCGTGTGTGGCCCCCTTCTCTCGCTTCCGACATATACTCCGCCCTTACCTATTCCGGTATGTTTTGTGACGCGCAGTTTGGGCGCGTCTTCAGCAACTCGTGAAGATATCCGAGCAGTCGAGCGAGGATTTCGGAATGTGACACACGTACATTACAATGCGCCGAACATGGGCATGATTCAAGGCAAAGAGTGGGGGGATATTATGCGGTTTTGGAGTCCGCGATGGCGCAATCTAACAATGTGGGAGTTGGAGGGTGAGGTACACGAGGTATCATAA
- a CDS encoding 26S proteasome regulatory subunit N12, producing MTIDPELQSAHAALVQQFDAVNGAQSNDNNVLASIGSQLAMLKVMLTERDILYPQQSDVQQHKDALVLTREVLEIGALWSIRVQDTSSFDRYWSQLKPFYFDLVHALPLSKNYEPIVGLSLLRSLSSNSIASFHIALESLPMELVRDSPYIQHPVLLERWLMEGSYSNVWRERENVPLEEYRFFVNILMVTIRHEIASCEEKAYDTLPLNDVATLLFLDSLPEVLEFAKERGWHVNPTNQTIEFANKAVEPTSDNERIPTRSTITTNLHFARELESIV from the coding sequence ATGACGATCGATCCAGAGCTCCAATCGGCACATGCGGCCCTAGTGCAACAGTTCGATGCCGTGAATGGTGCTCAATCGAATGATAATAATGTGCTTGCATCGATTGGATCACAACTTGCTATGCTCAAAGTCATGCTGACTGAACGCGATATTCTGTACCCACAACAGTCGGACGTGCAACAACACAAAGACGCCCTTGTGTTGACGCGCGAAGTACTAGAAATTGGTGCACTTTGGAGCATTCGTGTTCAAGACACCTCGAGTTTTGATCGCTACTGGAGCCAGCTCAAGCCTTTCTACTTTGACCTCGTGCATGCCTTGCCCCTCTCGAAAAACTACGAGCCCATTGTGGGCCTCTCGCTTTTGCGCAGCCTATCGTCTAACTCGATTGCATCTTTCCATATCGCACTAGAGTCTCTACCCATGGAGCTTGTTCGTGACTCACCTTATATCCAACACCCTGTTCTACTCGAGCGATGGCTCATGGAAGGCTCCTATTCCAACGTTTGGCGTGAGCGAGAGAATGTACCACTCGAGGAGTACCGCTTTTTTGTGAATATCCTCATGGTGACGATTCGGCATGAGATCGCGTCATGTGAAGAAAAAGCTTACGATACGCTACCGCTCAATGATGTGGCCACACTCTTGTTCCTCGACAGCCTGCCTGAAGTTTTGGAATTCGCTAAGGAGCGAGGTTGGCATGTGAATCCGACAAACCAAACGATTGAATTTGCCAACAAAGCCGTCGAGCCTACGTCTGACAATGAGCGGATTCCCACTCGGTCGACTATCACGACCAACCTGCACTTTGCCAGGGAGCTCGAAAGCATTGTATAG
- a CDS encoding cytochrome b5, whose protein sequence is MTRQITYAELCQHKSEEDLWLAINGKVYDVTKFLSEHPGGDEVLLTEAGNDATEPFEDVGHSEDARSQLDKLFIGTLADPENLPKRAGKASDMASEGSSSALYIALIAGLVAVAGYFLLNKSK, encoded by the exons ATGACCCGTCAAATCACGTACGCCGAGCTCTGCCAACACAAGTCGGAGGAAGATCTCTGGCTTGCCATCAACGGAAAAG TGTACGATGTGACGAAGTTTCTGTCGGAA CACCCCGGTGGTGACGAAGTCCTTCTCACTGAGGCTGGCAACGATGCGACAGAGCCTTTTGAGGATGTCGGTCATTCCGAAGACGCTCGCTCCCAGCTTGACAAGCTTTTCATCGGGACGCTAGCTGACCCCGAAAACCTCCCTAAGCGTGCTGGTAAGGCCTCGGATATGGCCTCGGAGGGCTCCAGCTCTGCGCTTTACATTGCCTTGATTGCCGGCCTGGTCGCCGTGGCTGGCTACTTCCTGCTTAACAAGTCCAAGTAA